The Leptospira terpstrae serovar Hualin str. LT 11-33 = ATCC 700639 genome includes a region encoding these proteins:
- a CDS encoding carboxyl transferase domain-containing protein has protein sequence MERIISKANPQTSEFVANRTAYLETIVPIRKTIEQVKLGGGKKALEKHKSRGKLTARERIVELIDAGTEFMEICGLAGEGVYPDPVPSAGIITGIGKVEGVDCMIVANDATVKGGTYYPLTVKKHVRAQEIAENNSLPCIYLVDSGGAFLPMQDEVFPDKDHFGRIFFNQARMSAKGISQIAVVMGSCTAGGAYIPAMSDESIIVKGNGTIFLGGPPLVKAATGEIVTGEELGGADVHCRVSGVTDHYAEDDYHALEITRSIIKNINSKTKSVPKETEDPLYPIEEIYGIIERDSRKSYDPREIIARIVDGSRFHEFKRLYATTIVTGFAEVYGYPVGIIANHGVLFSESALKASHFIELCDQRRIPLLFLQNITGFMVGKKYENNGIARDGAKMVNAVSTTTVPKLTIVTGGSYGAGNYGMCGRAFAPEFLWMWPNARISVMGGEQAANVLWTVKKDQKEAAGETVSPEEETIFKKPILEDYEKKSSAVYSSARLWDDGIIDPADTRKVLGRALSILSQRKEERKPFGVFRM, from the coding sequence ATGGAAAGAATCATCTCTAAGGCAAACCCACAAACATCCGAATTTGTTGCCAATCGAACAGCATATTTAGAAACCATAGTTCCCATTCGTAAAACCATCGAACAAGTGAAGTTAGGTGGAGGTAAAAAAGCTCTCGAAAAACATAAATCTCGAGGAAAACTTACGGCAAGGGAACGTATTGTCGAACTCATCGATGCGGGAACTGAATTTATGGAGATTTGTGGTTTGGCCGGAGAAGGTGTCTATCCCGATCCAGTTCCTTCTGCGGGAATCATCACGGGTATTGGAAAAGTAGAAGGGGTAGATTGTATGATCGTTGCCAATGATGCAACGGTCAAAGGCGGAACTTACTATCCACTCACAGTAAAAAAACATGTTCGCGCGCAAGAGATTGCCGAAAACAACTCGCTCCCTTGTATTTATTTGGTGGATTCTGGTGGAGCTTTTTTACCCATGCAGGATGAAGTGTTTCCTGATAAAGACCACTTTGGTCGGATTTTTTTCAACCAGGCACGGATGAGTGCTAAAGGAATTTCTCAAATAGCAGTAGTTATGGGGTCATGCACGGCAGGTGGTGCTTACATTCCAGCTATGTCCGACGAATCAATCATAGTCAAAGGAAACGGAACTATCTTTCTTGGTGGGCCTCCACTTGTAAAAGCGGCTACGGGTGAAATTGTCACCGGTGAAGAGTTAGGTGGTGCTGATGTTCACTGCCGCGTTTCTGGTGTGACTGACCATTATGCAGAAGATGATTATCATGCTTTGGAAATCACTCGTTCTATTATTAAAAATATAAATTCTAAAACAAAATCGGTTCCCAAAGAAACAGAAGATCCTTTGTATCCCATTGAAGAAATTTATGGAATCATCGAAAGAGATTCTCGGAAGTCTTATGATCCAAGAGAGATCATCGCAAGGATCGTAGACGGATCCAGGTTTCATGAATTCAAAAGACTCTATGCTACAACCATTGTCACTGGATTTGCAGAAGTGTATGGGTATCCTGTAGGAATCATTGCTAACCACGGAGTTTTGTTTTCCGAGTCTGCACTCAAAGCTTCTCATTTTATCGAACTTTGTGACCAAAGAAGGATTCCATTGTTATTTCTCCAAAACATCACAGGGTTTATGGTGGGGAAAAAATATGAAAACAATGGGATTGCCCGTGATGGAGCCAAGATGGTGAATGCCGTTTCCACGACCACTGTTCCGAAACTAACTATTGTTACTGGTGGTTCTTATGGTGCGGGAAATTATGGAATGTGTGGTCGCGCTTTTGCTCCTGAATTTTTATGGATGTGGCCCAATGCACGGATTTCTGTGATGGGTGGTGAACAAGCTGCTAATGTTCTTTGGACTGTCAAAAAAGACCAAAAAGAAGCAGCCGGTGAAACAGTTTCTCCTGAAGAAGAGACTATCTTTAAAAAACCTATTTTAGAAGATTATGAAAAAAAATCTTCCGCCGTGTATAGTTCGGCCCGGCTTTGGGATGATGGGATCATTGATCCAGCAGACACTAGAAAAGTTTTAGGTAGAGCTTTGTCTATCTTAAGTCAGAGGAAGGAAGAAAGAAAACCATTTGGTGTCTTTCGAATGTAA
- a CDS encoding thiolase family protein, translating into MDPILLGVSDTIESEFDSEVYKNLSPLEKYHSLLFRSVDKLFGFLGTDRSSIAPYLTDFVSIEAQSLGREGYGFTVKDANDLGFGGLACHTVDLGGASVGGAIGQAHTIVKSNPYAVVLVAAADIPKSVFKQVSDLKRLTATVCHKDWEMPYGATLIGLYSLLCERMMFDTGVTSEDLEEITKHFRKLAETNPRAFQYQKPINEKQLKKPLSGVYSTPMIAIVTDHGFATLVTSEFMKQKLIDNNIIKKESQHIYLVGSGQSAHAEYFIQKKDLKSPAALACERAVASSGLKRSDIEYAWIYDCFTGMIIHEAGLYFGVSPKDTATSLRNGKISNGEKEIPINLGGGILNYQAAMALSGATGLVDVASQYGLAVNPIPEKLSSPPKVSLLGGNGGIDSINTVILFAKDKPGTATREPMALKTLEVNVPSPKVGEIATILTASTIYFNPGGEKKPPYLIVCSKKENGEMVLTNLYDKEGREIVSKEGLDLGKSKVEFQEKDGKIQSFLLD; encoded by the coding sequence ATGGACCCAATTTTACTCGGTGTCAGCGACACCATTGAATCAGAATTTGATTCGGAAGTTTATAAAAACCTTTCTCCTTTAGAAAAATACCATTCCTTACTTTTTCGTTCCGTAGACAAACTGTTTGGTTTTCTAGGAACGGATCGTTCCTCCATTGCACCCTACCTCACTGACTTTGTTTCCATTGAAGCCCAGTCCCTCGGCCGCGAAGGGTATGGATTCACTGTCAAAGATGCTAACGATTTAGGGTTTGGTGGTCTTGCTTGCCATACTGTGGACTTAGGGGGAGCAAGTGTAGGTGGTGCCATTGGGCAAGCCCATACGATAGTCAAATCAAATCCCTACGCTGTAGTTCTTGTGGCGGCTGCTGATATTCCCAAATCTGTATTCAAACAAGTATCAGATTTAAAAAGACTCACTGCCACAGTTTGTCATAAGGATTGGGAAATGCCATATGGTGCCACACTCATTGGCCTCTATTCATTGTTATGTGAACGAATGATGTTTGATACTGGTGTGACTAGCGAAGATTTAGAAGAAATCACAAAACACTTTCGAAAATTAGCAGAAACCAACCCGCGTGCCTTTCAATACCAAAAACCAATCAATGAAAAACAATTAAAAAAACCACTTTCTGGTGTATACAGCACTCCTATGATAGCCATTGTCACCGATCATGGATTTGCCACTCTAGTGACTTCTGAATTCATGAAACAGAAGTTAATCGATAACAATATCATTAAAAAAGAATCTCAACATATTTATTTGGTGGGTTCTGGTCAAAGTGCCCATGCAGAATACTTCATCCAAAAAAAGGATTTAAAAAGCCCAGCGGCACTGGCTTGCGAAAGAGCAGTGGCATCCTCTGGTCTCAAACGGTCTGACATTGAATATGCATGGATATACGATTGTTTTACCGGAATGATCATTCATGAAGCCGGATTGTATTTTGGAGTTTCACCAAAAGACACTGCCACTTCTCTTCGCAACGGAAAAATATCCAATGGTGAAAAAGAGATACCTATCAATTTAGGTGGGGGAATTTTGAATTACCAAGCCGCTATGGCCCTTTCGGGAGCTACTGGTCTTGTGGATGTAGCAAGCCAATATGGTCTTGCAGTGAATCCCATTCCAGAAAAACTATCAAGTCCACCTAAGGTGAGTTTACTGGGAGGTAACGGTGGAATTGATAGCATCAACACTGTGATTTTATTTGCGAAAGACAAACCAGGAACTGCGACTAGAGAACCTATGGCTTTAAAAACTTTAGAAGTCAATGTCCCAAGTCCCAAAGTAGGAGAGATAGCAACAATTCTCACGGCAAGCACCATCTATTTTAATCCAGGAGGAGAAAAAAAGCCACCTTACCTCATCGTCTGTTCGAAAAAGGAAAATGGTGAGATGGTTCTCACTAATCTTTATGACAAAGAGGGAAGAGAGATTGTTTCAAAAGAGGGATTGGATCTTGGAAAATCAAAAGTAGAGTTTCAAGAGAAGGATGGAAAGATTCAAAGTTTTTTACTGGATTAA
- the glmS gene encoding glutamine--fructose-6-phosphate transaminase (isomerizing), whose product MCGIVGYLGKREALPLIIKGLKRLEYRGYDSAGVALLNGGLEIVKKKGKVADLEKEIGDRKLLATLGIGHTRWATHGEPNDRNAHPHTSSDGKLAIIHNGIIENYGSIKKELEGNGHIFKSDTDSEVLIHLIEEIKKQNNCSIEEAVRLALNEVVGAYAIVILSKENERTMIAARKGSPLVIGIGEDEYFVASDATPIIEYTNNVTYLNDQEMAIIKDGSLVVKNLENVTKTPFIQKLELDLEDIEKGGYPHFMLKEIFEQPKSVRDAMRGRLVSREHHLFLSGIDQYLNRFLNADRLILVGCGTSWHAGLIGEYLFEDLARIPTEVEYASEFRYRNPIVTERDVIIAVSQSGETADTLAAIELAKSKGALIFGVCNVVGSSIARASHAGAYLHAGPEIGVASTKAFTSQVTILTMMALYLGLKKGSISLSDYQTLLLELDSIPDKVAKILTKDDDIRTIAEGFYRASNFLYLGRGFNFPVALEGALKLKEISYIHAEGYPAAEMKHGPIALIDEDMPVVFIATKDGSYEKVISNIQEVKARKGKVIAIVTEGDTDIKSMADFTFEIPKTADALVPLLAVIPLQLLSYHIAILRGCNVDQPRNLAKSVTVE is encoded by the coding sequence ATGTGTGGAATCGTAGGTTATTTAGGAAAAAGAGAGGCACTCCCTCTCATCATCAAAGGTCTGAAAAGACTAGAATATCGTGGTTATGATAGTGCCGGCGTTGCTTTGTTAAATGGCGGGCTTGAGATTGTCAAAAAGAAAGGGAAAGTTGCCGATTTAGAAAAAGAAATCGGTGATCGGAAATTACTTGCTACTCTTGGAATTGGCCACACACGTTGGGCCACTCACGGCGAACCCAATGACCGCAATGCCCATCCCCATACAAGTTCTGATGGAAAATTAGCAATCATTCATAATGGAATTATTGAAAACTATGGATCCATCAAAAAAGAATTAGAGGGAAATGGTCATATCTTCAAATCGGATACTGATTCTGAAGTTCTCATTCATCTTATCGAAGAAATTAAAAAACAAAACAATTGTTCTATTGAAGAAGCAGTGCGTCTTGCATTGAATGAAGTAGTTGGCGCCTATGCCATTGTAATCCTTTCGAAAGAAAACGAAAGAACAATGATTGCGGCAAGGAAAGGTTCTCCCCTTGTTATCGGAATTGGAGAAGATGAATACTTTGTGGCATCGGATGCAACACCTATCATTGAATATACGAACAATGTAACTTACCTCAATGACCAAGAGATGGCTATCATCAAAGATGGTAGTCTTGTGGTAAAAAACTTGGAAAACGTTACTAAAACTCCATTCATCCAAAAATTAGAACTGGATTTGGAAGACATTGAAAAGGGCGGATATCCACACTTTATGTTAAAAGAAATTTTTGAACAACCGAAGTCTGTGCGTGATGCCATGCGTGGACGATTGGTTTCAAGAGAACATCATCTTTTCTTAAGTGGGATTGACCAATACTTAAATCGATTTTTAAATGCAGATCGTTTGATCCTAGTTGGTTGTGGTACTTCTTGGCATGCAGGCCTCATTGGTGAATATTTGTTTGAAGACTTGGCAAGGATTCCTACGGAAGTAGAATATGCTTCTGAGTTTCGTTATCGCAATCCTATCGTGACAGAAAGAGATGTAATCATTGCTGTGTCCCAATCAGGAGAAACCGCTGATACATTGGCTGCGATTGAACTCGCAAAGTCAAAAGGAGCTTTGATTTTTGGAGTCTGTAACGTTGTGGGTTCGTCAATTGCGCGTGCTTCTCATGCTGGTGCTTACCTCCATGCAGGTCCTGAAATTGGAGTGGCATCTACCAAAGCATTCACATCCCAGGTAACGATTCTTACGATGATGGCTTTGTATTTGGGTTTAAAAAAAGGTTCTATCTCTTTATCCGATTACCAAACATTACTTTTGGAATTGGATTCGATTCCTGATAAAGTAGCAAAGATTTTAACGAAAGATGATGACATCCGAACTATTGCTGAAGGTTTTTATCGTGCGTCTAACTTCCTTTATTTGGGACGTGGATTTAATTTTCCTGTGGCTCTAGAAGGCGCTTTGAAACTAAAAGAAATTTCTTACATCCATGCGGAAGGATATCCTGCAGCAGAAATGAAACATGGCCCAATTGCTTTGATTGATGAAGATATGCCTGTTGTGTTTATTGCAACAAAAGATGGTTCTTATGAAAAAGTCATTTCCAATATCCAGGAAGTAAAGGCCAGGAAAGGAAAGGTCATAGCTATTGTGACAGAAGGCGATACCGATATAAAGTCTATGGCAGATTTTACATTTGAAATTCCTAAAACTGCTGATGCACTCGTTCCATTACTTGCTGTCATTCCATTACAACTTTTATCCTATCATATAGCAATCCTTAGGGGATGTAATGTGGATCAACCAAGGAATTTAGCGAAATCTGTAACTGTGGAGTAA
- a CDS encoding alpha/beta fold hydrolase, translating to MTPSLLEHINSGKTVEIDNLSFFYLDEGKGEEIILLLPGFLTTSYNYRKLVNLLSTHYRVIALDFLGTGFSTRPDGPLSHRLQAHYLSPFLEKVVGDKKVHVVAFDYALPILCFTFKEHAIQYKSLSILGGFMNLPKFHFYFPLHFLRLPLIGEVFSFFFRPPLLRLFYKLFLVKKTHHLTYEWEKTMYHLLFEGKARKNTLEFVRNVDRSTHALREIEEGAKNFVGLRQIYLGDEDFRISPNQTEYMKETLRTSSLVFLPSKHLPMEECPEVVYEKLHYFVDSFSHKKTKTFHFNKQNKD from the coding sequence ATGACACCCAGTTTGTTAGAACATATCAATTCTGGTAAAACAGTAGAAATTGACAATTTGAGTTTTTTCTATCTGGATGAAGGAAAAGGAGAAGAGATCATTCTTCTTCTTCCTGGTTTTTTGACAACATCATATAACTATCGTAAATTGGTGAATTTGTTATCTACACACTACCGGGTGATTGCTCTCGATTTTTTAGGAACTGGATTTAGCACAAGGCCTGACGGTCCACTTTCCCACAGACTCCAAGCGCATTATTTATCTCCTTTTTTGGAAAAGGTTGTGGGGGACAAAAAAGTCCATGTAGTTGCATTTGATTATGCACTCCCTATTCTTTGTTTTACTTTTAAAGAACATGCGATTCAATACAAATCCTTATCCATTTTAGGTGGATTTATGAATTTGCCAAAATTTCATTTTTATTTCCCATTACATTTTTTACGGTTACCTCTGATTGGAGAAGTGTTTTCCTTTTTCTTTCGTCCACCACTCCTTCGTTTGTTTTATAAATTGTTTTTAGTTAAAAAAACACACCACTTAACTTATGAATGGGAAAAGACCATGTATCATTTGTTATTCGAAGGAAAGGCGCGAAAAAACACATTGGAATTTGTTCGTAATGTCGACAGATCTACACATGCTCTTCGTGAAATCGAAGAAGGTGCCAAAAACTTTGTTGGACTTCGTCAAATTTATTTGGGAGACGAGGATTTTCGAATTTCCCCAAATCAAACAGAATATATGAAAGAAACTTTAAGAACCAGTAGTCTTGTGTTCCTTCCTTCCAAACACCTTCCTATGGAAGAATGTCCGGAAGTGGTTTATGAAAAACTTCACTACTTCGTAGATTCCTTCTCACATAAAAAAACAAAAACCTTTCATTTCAATAAACAGAATAAGGATTAA
- a CDS encoding LIC_10450 family protein, protein MTPEKSKYHYIKIESISEIDPIKLSISQIQQRYIDKDNNRYALRFNKDSRRIEILKLVGNHFELVPHSPTPTDVEDSKSLPVQNPQSTPLITPISEDLKSNPILGKLVGTLGAKSNPSEKTVEIQKEKLSPVAEENLMREDVDLNIFEGEEPPSAQETFSHAGLLNTPDLPTPTEAEEKENSEPNLQVGEDSDDRTAFQRIEDFLKLLTTYRERVTAIIRNLQSSRIFELTGDPSENKNIVGNFAREMEAQVFEAIDKMVDLHKEMTSYPRPITYYISKAPLEKREEMKFIESDKEKLNRLHLFEMQRHSDTIVKDFKKLSLQLLNILNLKNDIQVKQLQYANQLMYVDAKNASLYFAQDLDKTILDIEHWKQSK, encoded by the coding sequence GTGACTCCAGAAAAATCAAAATATCATTATATAAAAATTGAGTCCATTTCAGAAATTGATCCCATTAAATTATCAATTTCCCAAATCCAACAAAGATATATTGATAAGGATAACAATCGTTATGCCCTCCGTTTCAACAAAGATTCGCGTAGAATTGAAATTTTAAAACTAGTTGGTAATCATTTCGAATTAGTTCCACATTCTCCAACACCAACTGATGTAGAAGATTCAAAATCGTTACCAGTACAAAATCCACAAAGCACTCCTCTCATTACGCCTATCTCAGAAGATCTAAAATCCAATCCCATTTTAGGAAAGTTAGTGGGTACCTTGGGAGCAAAAAGCAATCCTTCCGAAAAAACTGTGGAGATTCAAAAAGAAAAGCTGAGTCCTGTGGCTGAAGAAAATCTAATGCGTGAAGATGTGGATTTGAATATTTTTGAAGGGGAAGAACCACCATCAGCCCAAGAAACTTTTTCTCATGCAGGCCTACTCAACACTCCTGACTTACCCACTCCCACAGAAGCCGAAGAAAAAGAAAATTCAGAACCCAACTTACAAGTAGGGGAGGATTCTGATGACAGAACTGCTTTCCAAAGGATTGAAGACTTTCTTAAATTATTAACGACTTACCGAGAACGTGTCACTGCCATCATTCGTAACTTACAATCCTCAAGAATTTTTGAACTCACTGGTGATCCTTCGGAAAACAAAAATATAGTAGGGAACTTTGCAAGAGAAATGGAAGCCCAAGTGTTTGAAGCCATTGACAAAATGGTCGACCTACACAAAGAAATGACATCCTATCCACGTCCTATTACGTATTATATTTCAAAAGCTCCCCTAGAAAAAAGGGAAGAAATGAAATTTATTGAATCAGATAAGGAAAAATTAAACAGACTACATCTGTTTGAAATGCAAAGACATTCCGATACAATTGTTAAAGACTTCAAAAAGCTGAGTTTGCAGTTATTAAATATTTTAAATCTGAAGAATGATATTCAGGTTAAACAATTACAATATGCAAACCAGTTAATGTATGTTGATGCCAAAAATGCATCCCTATATTTTGCACAAGATTTGGATAAAACCATACTTGATATAGAACACTGGAAACAATCGAAATGA
- the pheS gene encoding phenylalanine--tRNA ligase subunit alpha: MSLSQEIQTLVKEAETVLSSASSEQELDTLKNQFLGKKGKLTSVLKGLATLSVEEKKTVGKEANEAQSRLESFVETKRSSLKESFYENELGKEFFDSLRPLASKERGSLHPISQIQYEIEDIFTSMGFSVMDGPEVETDENNFGALNFTEDHPARDMQDTFYTEDGNLLRTHTSAIQVRALRKLKPPFRIIAPGRVFRYEEVDASHENTFYQVEGMVVGENISVAHLIYTMETLLSRVFRKEIKTRLRPGYFPFVEPGFELDINCLVCNGDGCSVCKHSGWLELLPCGLVHPNVLEAAGLDSKKWTGFAFGLGLDRLVMMRYGIHDIRYFQSGNLRFLKQF; this comes from the coding sequence ATGAGCCTATCCCAAGAAATTCAAACTTTAGTCAAAGAGGCTGAAACTGTTTTATCATCTGCAAGTTCTGAACAAGAATTGGATACTTTGAAAAACCAGTTCCTGGGTAAAAAAGGAAAACTCACTTCTGTTTTGAAAGGTCTTGCTACCCTTTCTGTGGAAGAGAAAAAAACAGTGGGAAAAGAAGCCAACGAAGCCCAGAGCCGGCTCGAAAGTTTTGTAGAAACCAAACGTTCTTCCTTAAAAGAAAGTTTTTATGAAAACGAGCTCGGCAAAGAGTTTTTTGATAGTTTGCGTCCACTTGCTTCGAAAGAAAGAGGAAGCCTTCATCCTATATCACAAATCCAATATGAAATCGAAGACATCTTTACTTCTATGGGTTTTTCAGTGATGGATGGGCCTGAAGTGGAAACCGATGAAAACAATTTTGGTGCCCTGAATTTTACCGAAGACCATCCCGCGCGGGATATGCAAGACACCTTTTATACAGAAGATGGGAACTTACTTAGAACTCATACTTCTGCCATTCAAGTACGTGCCCTTCGCAAACTGAAACCTCCGTTTCGTATCATTGCACCCGGTCGTGTGTTTCGTTATGAAGAAGTGGACGCCTCTCATGAAAATACTTTTTACCAAGTGGAAGGGATGGTTGTGGGAGAAAACATTTCTGTGGCCCATTTGATCTATACCATGGAAACCCTTCTTTCTCGTGTGTTTCGTAAAGAAATTAAAACTAGACTCCGCCCTGGTTACTTTCCCTTTGTGGAACCTGGTTTTGAACTCGATATCAATTGTTTGGTTTGTAATGGCGATGGTTGCAGTGTATGCAAACATTCTGGTTGGTTGGAATTACTTCCTTGTGGTCTTGTGCATCCCAATGTTTTGGAAGCGGCAGGACTTGATTCCAAAAAATGGACCGGGTTTGCCTTTGGTCTTGGCCTCGACCGACTTGTCATGATGCGTTACGGAATCCATGACATTCGGTATTTCCAATCGGGGAACTTAAGATTTTTGAAACAGTTTTGA
- a CDS encoding GlmU family protein yields the protein MNILFDDSQRNPSLEPLSRFHSFFEWNLGGVNLLEKIERKYPGAKFFYKGPNRSFEKLIFHRYPHILPANLETYDSIYSSDSYLPWELLGTVTSIIEEILTLEKDWKRFRQKYKAKQSGFHIVGKEKHLYIHPQATVYPGVVFDTTDGPILIEDGAKISSFSFLEGPLFVGKNTQIDNARITGGCLIGNQCRIGGEVENSIILDFTNKHHEGFLGHSFVSSWVNLGALSTTSDLKNNYGIVKLKIGDNTINTGTIKFGSLFGPFTKLAIGVMSNTGTVFDIASNIVESRIQGYVPAFTWIKPGGRYRLEEFLFDTKKIMARRGMNLFEFEEEYLRKLYGSFAE from the coding sequence GTGAACATCTTATTTGACGATTCCCAAAGAAATCCGTCTCTTGAACCGTTATCCAGATTTCATTCTTTTTTCGAATGGAATTTGGGTGGTGTCAACTTACTTGAAAAAATAGAACGTAAATACCCAGGGGCAAAGTTTTTTTATAAAGGCCCAAACCGATCCTTTGAAAAATTAATCTTTCACAGATACCCTCATATACTCCCTGCTAACTTAGAAACCTATGACTCTATATACAGTTCCGATTCATATTTACCTTGGGAACTTTTAGGAACTGTGACTTCTATCATTGAAGAAATACTCACTTTAGAAAAAGATTGGAAAAGGTTTCGCCAAAAGTACAAAGCAAAACAATCTGGATTTCATATCGTAGGAAAGGAAAAACATCTCTACATCCATCCTCAGGCCACTGTATATCCAGGTGTAGTATTCGATACAACGGATGGTCCCATTCTCATTGAAGATGGAGCCAAAATTTCATCCTTTAGTTTTTTAGAAGGTCCTCTTTTTGTCGGGAAAAACACTCAAATTGACAATGCTCGGATCACAGGCGGTTGCCTTATCGGTAACCAGTGCCGGATTGGTGGGGAAGTAGAAAATTCAATTATTTTGGATTTTACCAACAAACACCACGAAGGTTTTTTGGGCCATAGTTTTGTATCGTCTTGGGTTAACTTAGGTGCTTTATCTACCACTAGTGATTTAAAAAACAATTATGGGATCGTGAAACTTAAGATAGGTGATAATACAATCAATACGGGAACCATCAAATTTGGATCTCTTTTCGGTCCCTTTACAAAACTTGCGATTGGTGTGATGTCCAATACAGGAACTGTCTTTGACATTGCTAGTAACATTGTTGAATCCAGAATCCAAGGTTATGTACCTGCTTTCACTTGGATCAAACCAGGGGGTCGGTACCGATTGGAAGAGTTTCTGTTTGATACAAAAAAAATCATGGCTCGCCGTGGAATGAATCTTTTTGAGTTTGAAGAAGAGTATTTAAGAAAATTATACGGAAGTTTTGCGGAGTAA
- the glmM gene encoding phosphoglucosamine mutase gives MRFTKEYDLSSLMISISGVRGKIGQGFGLEEALAFSKSFASMMNGGTVVIGRDSRPSGPYLESLLTSALLASGNSVLTLGLVPTPTTKAVVNLSKANGGIMISASHNPMDWNAFKFISKKGFFFSAEENKKLLSIIQNSSYAKEQISPKGYIDSGEDYIDLHLSSVLKRVNVTKIKKKKFTVFVDAVGGAGSYVVPRFLQMLGCKVVAHNCNPDGTFPRPPEPTAAALKSVEPYFRKSKADIGFALDPDADRLVLFSPKRGAVSEEYTLPLALMNVLSSAKKKAKVVVNLSTSFLNEDVSSRFGAEVIRSKVGEANVVEEMLKTKAVFGGEGNGGVIDPNIPSFGRDTLSGIAHILNLMAETGKSIDALLAELPELYMEKQSFPLAKGMSLESLYEKFQSTFSPKVISEKDGLWMYVSDSWIHIRPSNTEPIFRVITETKSKSDLDATLKRVKQCVES, from the coding sequence ATGCGATTTACGAAAGAGTATGATCTGTCCTCCCTGATGATTTCCATCTCCGGCGTTCGGGGTAAAATTGGACAAGGCTTTGGGTTAGAGGAAGCTTTAGCATTCTCTAAATCATTTGCTTCCATGATGAATGGAGGAACGGTCGTGATCGGCCGAGACTCAAGACCGAGTGGACCTTATTTAGAATCCCTTCTCACCTCAGCATTGTTAGCTTCTGGAAATTCTGTTTTAACTTTAGGACTTGTTCCTACACCAACCACTAAAGCGGTTGTGAATCTTTCCAAAGCCAATGGCGGAATTATGATCTCTGCTTCTCATAATCCAATGGATTGGAACGCATTTAAATTTATTTCTAAAAAAGGATTTTTCTTTTCTGCTGAGGAAAACAAAAAACTTCTTTCTATCATTCAAAACAGCTCTTACGCCAAAGAACAAATTTCACCCAAAGGATACATTGATTCCGGTGAGGATTATATTGATCTTCATTTGTCTTCTGTTCTGAAACGAGTGAATGTAACAAAAATCAAAAAGAAAAAATTCACAGTCTTTGTGGATGCAGTTGGCGGTGCCGGCTCTTACGTGGTTCCTAGATTTTTACAAATGTTAGGTTGTAAGGTTGTGGCACATAACTGCAATCCTGACGGAACTTTCCCAAGACCGCCAGAGCCAACAGCAGCTGCCCTAAAATCAGTAGAACCTTATTTTAGAAAATCCAAAGCAGATATTGGTTTTGCTTTAGATCCGGATGCAGATAGACTTGTTTTGTTTTCTCCCAAACGGGGAGCAGTTTCTGAAGAATACACTTTGCCATTGGCACTGATGAATGTTCTTTCTTCAGCTAAGAAAAAAGCCAAAGTTGTTGTGAACTTATCTACTTCTTTTTTAAATGAAGACGTGAGTTCAAGATTTGGGGCGGAAGTAATCCGCAGTAAAGTGGGTGAAGCAAACGTTGTTGAAGAAATGCTTAAAACCAAAGCAGTGTTTGGTGGAGAAGGAAACGGTGGTGTAATTGATCCTAACATTCCTTCCTTTGGTCGGGACACTTTGTCCGGTATTGCTCATATCCTAAATTTAATGGCAGAAACCGGAAAATCAATCGATGCCCTTTTAGCGGAACTTCCCGAACTTTATATGGAAAAACAATCCTTTCCATTAGCAAAGGGAATGTCTTTAGAAAGTCTTTATGAAAAATTTCAGTCTACATTTTCTCCGAAGGTGATTTCAGAGAAAGACGGACTTTGGATGTATGTATCCGATTCTTGGATTCATATTCGTCCTTCCAATACAGAACCAATCTTTCGTGTCATTACTGAAACTAAATCCAAATCAGATTTGGATGCTACCTTAAAGAGGGTAAAACAATGTGTGGAATCGTAG
- the rpsT gene encoding 30S ribosomal protein S20, which translates to MANLKSSKKDIRRTARRKERNGEDRTELRTYARILIKAIKAGDKTEALTVFSKLASKLDRAAKTKLIHKKNADRKKSRMALRINSIETKAA; encoded by the coding sequence TTGGCTAATTTAAAATCATCTAAAAAAGACATTCGTAGAACCGCTCGTAGAAAAGAGCGAAATGGTGAGGACCGCACTGAGTTGCGCACTTATGCTCGCATTCTCATTAAGGCAATTAAAGCTGGAGACAAAACAGAAGCACTTACTGTGTTCTCTAAACTTGCATCCAAGTTGGACAGAGCAGCAAAAACAAAATTGATTCATAAGAAAAATGCAGATCGTAAAAAATCACGTATGGCACTTCGCATCAACTCCATCGAGACAAAAGCCGCCTAA